The Aurantiacibacter arachoides genome window below encodes:
- a CDS encoding RluA family pseudouridine synthase: MIPIPILYEDGEALVIDKPAGLSIEQPRKGGASLEDHLDALKLGFQRAPQAVHRLDTDTSGCLLLARNPKSLKRFNAAFEARLVAKTYLGIVAGPVAEDEGTIDLALSKISSEAKGWRMIVAKKGKPSITHWTKRAELPGGLTLVEFRPETGRTHQIRVHAEHAFGRSLLGDPVYGHKDARVARTMLHASALTVPREGKPPVEAQAPLPADFLALGARLPDAPVPADPLPGAA; this comes from the coding sequence ATGATCCCGATACCCATTCTCTACGAAGACGGCGAAGCGCTGGTGATCGACAAGCCGGCAGGCCTGTCGATCGAGCAGCCGCGCAAGGGCGGGGCGAGCCTGGAGGATCATCTCGATGCGCTGAAACTGGGATTCCAGCGCGCCCCGCAGGCCGTCCATCGGCTCGACACCGACACCTCGGGCTGCCTGTTGCTGGCGCGCAACCCCAAGTCGCTGAAGCGCTTCAACGCGGCATTCGAGGCGAGGCTCGTCGCCAAGACCTATCTCGGGATCGTCGCCGGACCCGTGGCCGAGGACGAGGGCACGATCGACCTGGCGCTTTCCAAGATCAGCAGCGAGGCCAAGGGCTGGCGCATGATCGTGGCGAAAAAGGGCAAGCCTTCGATCACCCACTGGACGAAGCGGGCGGAATTGCCGGGCGGGCTTACGCTGGTCGAGTTCCGACCGGAAACCGGCCGCACCCACCAGATCCGCGTCCATGCCGAACACGCCTTCGGGCGCAGCCTGCTGGGCGATCCGGTCTATGGCCACAAGGATGCGCGCGTGGCCCGCACCATGCTCCACGCCAGCGCCCTGACCGTTCCGCGCGAAGGCAAGCCGCCGGTGGAGGCGCAAGCGCCGCTCCCGGCGGATTTCCTGGCGCTGGGAGCCCGGCTGCCCGACGCTCCGGTGCCCGCTGACCCGCTGCCGGGGGCCGCGTAG
- the arfB gene encoding alternative ribosome rescue aminoacyl-tRNA hydrolase ArfB translates to MGRILERANAIAEESFVTASGPGGQNVNKVATAVQLRVNIYALALPPAIFHRLTALAGSRLNQAGEIVIDARNHRTQDANRRDARERLAAMLEDACREPKKRVKTRVNRVGKMKRLAGKKAHAEKKSMRGKVDL, encoded by the coding sequence GTGGGCCGCATCCTCGAGCGGGCGAACGCCATCGCCGAGGAAAGCTTCGTCACCGCTTCCGGCCCCGGCGGGCAGAACGTCAACAAGGTGGCGACCGCGGTGCAGCTGCGCGTCAACATCTACGCCCTCGCCCTGCCGCCCGCCATATTCCACCGGCTGACCGCACTCGCCGGAAGCCGGCTCAACCAGGCGGGCGAGATCGTGATCGACGCGCGCAACCATCGCACGCAGGACGCCAACCGGCGCGACGCGCGCGAGCGGCTGGCGGCCATGCTCGAAGATGCCTGCCGCGAACCGAAGAAACGGGTGAAGACGCGGGTCAATCGGGTGGGAAAGATGAAACGCCTCGCCGGCAAGAAGGCCCATGCCGAAAAGAAATCGATGCGGGGCAAGGTCGACCTTTGA
- a CDS encoding LolA family protein: MNTLSHIFARPNLFARLGRIRPAAALFAGVATLAAPASLAVSSAPAVAQSQSSQLDRAVGALRAITTLRADFTQTDRSGRSYSGTLTLRNPGRIRFEYSGDAQMLVVSDGRALTFVDYEVNQVERYPIGESPLGALLDPNRDMRRFGEVQSSPGNGVISVMVRDPSHPEYGVFNFIFSPDSSAPGGLRLASWVSLDAQNNRTTVRLRNHRYGVSVPDSTFTYRDPRRTTRRPR; encoded by the coding sequence ATGAACACCTTGTCCCATATCTTCGCCAGACCCAATCTTTTCGCAAGACTGGGCCGTATTCGCCCCGCCGCCGCGCTTTTTGCCGGCGTCGCCACCCTTGCCGCGCCTGCCTCGCTGGCGGTTTCGTCGGCGCCTGCCGTCGCGCAGTCCCAGTCGAGCCAGCTCGATCGTGCCGTTGGTGCCTTGCGCGCCATCACCACGCTTCGCGCGGACTTCACCCAGACCGATCGTTCGGGCCGGAGCTACTCGGGCACGCTGACCCTGCGCAATCCGGGCCGCATCCGTTTCGAATATTCGGGCGATGCGCAGATGCTCGTGGTATCCGACGGGCGCGCGCTGACCTTTGTCGATTACGAGGTCAACCAGGTCGAACGGTATCCGATCGGCGAATCGCCACTGGGTGCTCTGCTCGACCCCAACCGCGACATGCGCCGCTTTGGCGAAGTCCAGTCGAGCCCGGGCAACGGCGTCATCAGCGTGATGGTGCGCGATCCCTCGCACCCGGAATACGGCGTGTTCAACTTCATCTTCTCGCCCGACAGCAGCGCGCCGGGCGGCCTGCGCCTGGCCAGCTGGGTTTCGCTGGACGCGCAGAACAATCGCACGACGGTGCGCCTGCGCAATCATCGGTATGGCGTATCGGTGCCCGACAGCACCTTTACCTACCGCGATCCGCGCCGCACCACGCGCCGACCGCGCTGA
- the rpmG gene encoding 50S ribosomal protein L33, protein MAKPATIKIRLNSTADTGHFYVTKKNPRNHTEKFTFRKYDPVAKKHVEYKEGKIK, encoded by the coding sequence ATGGCGAAGCCCGCAACCATCAAGATCCGCCTGAACTCCACCGCGGACACCGGCCACTTCTACGTGACCAAGAAGAACCCGCGCAACCACACCGAGAAGTTCACCTTCCGCAAGTACGACCCGGTCGCCAAGAAGCACGTCGAATACAAGGAAGGCAAGATCAAGTAA